The following are encoded in a window of Chloroflexota bacterium genomic DNA:
- a CDS encoding HD domain-containing protein: MNNPIGRLAQSFQRAGFALYLVGGPVRDRILGRESTDLDFTTDARPPEIKVLLRRAGADHIYAVGERFGTIGAIFGDMPVEITTYRSETYEPGSRKPSVTFGRSLEGDLSRRDFTVNAITQDIATGRIFDPLGGLGDIARRVIRAVGTPDDRFREDPLRVLRAVRFAAQLDFTIDRDTAAAMRRQATGLGTISAERIGAEMHLIMASDRPNRAIVTLLELGLLGFVIPELIAMQSTVQDERHEHKDVFAHTMRVLANTPNRLELRWGALLHDVGKPATKSVRRGRVHFYGHAEVGARMTRVILERLRADNRLTDRVCHIVVLHMRANGYEPSWTDGAVRRFIREAGEELDNLIALSRADITSYRPRRIETGLARVAELRARCDSLMAEQDVTALDSPLDGHALMELFQRPPGPWIKPVKQHLLNLVLDGELAPDDTDGATEIARELVEREADVPAAPVKA, translated from the coding sequence GTGAATAACCCCATCGGGCGCCTCGCGCAATCATTCCAGCGGGCGGGGTTTGCCCTGTATCTGGTCGGCGGCCCCGTGCGCGACCGCATCCTCGGCCGCGAGTCGACGGACCTGGATTTCACCACCGACGCGCGGCCGCCCGAGATCAAGGTGTTGCTGCGCCGCGCCGGCGCCGACCACATCTATGCCGTCGGCGAGCGGTTCGGCACCATCGGCGCGATTTTCGGCGACATGCCGGTCGAGATCACCACCTACCGATCGGAAACCTACGAACCCGGCTCGCGCAAGCCGAGCGTGACGTTTGGGCGCTCGCTGGAAGGCGACCTTTCCCGGCGCGACTTCACGGTGAACGCCATTACGCAGGACATCGCCACGGGCCGCATCTTCGACCCGCTGGGCGGGCTGGGCGACATCGCGCGGCGCGTGATTCGGGCCGTGGGCACCCCCGACGACCGGTTCCGCGAAGACCCGCTGCGGGTGCTGCGGGCGGTGCGCTTTGCCGCCCAACTGGACTTCACGATCGACCGCGACACGGCCGCCGCCATGCGCCGCCAGGCCACCGGTTTGGGAACCATCAGCGCCGAGCGGATCGGGGCCGAAATGCACCTCATCATGGCCTCGGACCGCCCCAACCGCGCCATCGTGACGCTGCTGGAGCTCGGGCTGCTGGGCTTTGTGATTCCCGAACTGATCGCCATGCAGTCCACGGTCCAGGACGAGCGGCACGAGCACAAGGACGTGTTCGCCCACACGATGCGCGTGCTGGCCAACACGCCGAACCGCCTGGAATTGCGCTGGGGCGCCCTGCTGCACGACGTGGGCAAGCCCGCCACCAAATCCGTGCGCCGCGGGCGCGTGCACTTCTACGGCCATGCCGAGGTCGGCGCCCGCATGACGCGCGTCATCCTGGAGCGGCTGCGCGCCGACAACCGGCTGACCGATCGCGTCTGCCACATCGTGGTGCTGCACATGCGCGCCAACGGCTACGAGCCGTCCTGGACCGACGGCGCGGTGCGACGCTTCATCCGCGAAGCCGGCGAGGAGCTCGACAACTTGATCGCCCTTTCCCGCGCCGACATCACGAGCTATCGACCGCGGCGCATCGAGACGGGACTCGCGCGCGTCGCCGAGCTGCGGGCGCGCTGCGACAGCTTGATGGCCGAGCAGGACGTCACCGCCCTCGACAGCCCCCTGGACGGCCACGCCCTCATGGAACTGTTCCAGCGCCCGCCGGGCCCGTGGATCAAGCCCGTGAAACAGCACTTGCTCAATCTGGTGCTCGACGGTGAGCTGGCTCCGGACGACACGGACGGAGCGACCGAGATCGCGCGCGAGCTGGTCGAGCGCGAAGCGGACGTGCCGGCCGCACCGGTCAAGGCGTAG
- a CDS encoding VWA domain-containing protein — translation MTLDRIWLLAFLALIPLAIWMTHASRARLSRRRTALAAILRSVAIAALVVALAGPGGGSGPPVTIFAVDTSASVPLADQALAMGHVEDFARAFSSDTPVGVVQFAGRAAVLASPDRLEEAPPLTAAVPTDATDLAQGLSAALALVPADREGRIVLVTDGNPTAGNLDAAINAAVVRGVSVSPMPVASETGTDLAIDGLDVPQAVRRGAAAQAQITVVSGRLTSARLRLWSAGTLLSDAQVELRPGRQTFITDLTGLPDGFHRLRAELLEDADVRRANNVAEAATWVQPAGSILLVGDAVAPAVQGALAASGLDVTSVRPADLESAALRDFDAVVMADTAAESLSPTLMASLREYVRDGYGLVVTGGARSYAAGGYEGTPLDEVLPVWSNPTEARPDPRLAIVLLIDRSSSMSRETPDDKVKIDLAIEGAVEAVEVLDEGDIIGVIAFDENSQWIVPPRAMESVTDLSSVVDAIQRIQIGNLTDMFLAMYTARERLQRVDASVKHVILLTDGKAHRGDFEAMTRSMRRRDITISSIAIGEDADKDLLTEVARLGNGRYYFAPTASDLPRVLTQETQLAGEFAIVEREFQPRLQTPSPVFAGELQGQALPNLTGYVRTRAKPTAEVVLASDSNDPILAQWQFGRGRAVAWTSDLGGDWAEAWSQWPMFAAYLRQAVDWVMPPPDGTLAEGLYPVVEATAERTTITIDSLDADGRFRNGLDTSVRLIAPGGVELAYAAEQSAPGRYMLDTASPSPGVYEVQIEQRSAGALVASSQTSLVVPARAEFRSIEPDLATLRRIAAATGGAMVETPTDLARTALRATPGGQHLGWPLFLTVGLLCAVADIGVRRVRGTPREVWDQLRERVESLRTALGSLRRLPRFRQRP, via the coding sequence ATGACGCTCGATCGCATCTGGCTGCTCGCCTTCCTGGCGCTCATCCCACTCGCCATTTGGATGACCCACGCGAGCCGCGCCCGGCTCTCGCGGCGACGCACGGCCCTTGCCGCGATCCTGCGCTCGGTGGCCATCGCCGCCCTGGTGGTAGCGCTTGCCGGACCCGGAGGCGGCAGCGGGCCGCCCGTCACGATCTTCGCCGTCGACACCTCCGCCAGCGTGCCGCTGGCCGATCAGGCCCTGGCCATGGGGCACGTTGAAGATTTCGCGCGGGCCTTCAGCTCCGACACGCCGGTCGGCGTCGTCCAATTCGCCGGTCGGGCCGCGGTGCTCGCTTCACCCGATCGGCTGGAGGAGGCCCCGCCGCTCACGGCCGCGGTGCCGACCGATGCGACGGACCTGGCGCAGGGGCTCTCGGCGGCCCTGGCCCTGGTGCCGGCGGATCGTGAGGGCCGGATCGTGCTCGTCACCGACGGCAACCCCACGGCGGGCAATCTCGACGCGGCGATCAACGCGGCGGTCGTGAGGGGCGTCAGCGTGTCCCCAATGCCGGTGGCGAGCGAGACCGGCACCGACCTGGCCATCGACGGCCTCGACGTGCCCCAGGCCGTGCGCCGGGGCGCCGCGGCCCAGGCGCAAATCACCGTCGTGTCAGGCCGCCTCACCAGCGCGCGACTGCGGCTGTGGAGCGCGGGCACGCTGCTCAGCGACGCCCAGGTCGAGCTTCGTCCCGGTCGCCAGACCTTCATCACGGATCTCACCGGCCTGCCCGACGGCTTTCACCGCCTGCGGGCGGAGCTGCTGGAGGACGCCGACGTGCGGCGGGCCAACAACGTGGCCGAAGCCGCCACCTGGGTGCAGCCCGCGGGTTCGATTCTGCTCGTCGGCGACGCCGTGGCGCCGGCGGTCCAGGGCGCGCTTGCGGCATCCGGGCTCGACGTCACCTCGGTCCGCCCGGCGGACCTCGAGTCCGCGGCGCTTCGGGATTTCGACGCCGTCGTGATGGCCGACACCGCCGCGGAGTCGCTGAGTCCAACCCTGATGGCCTCGCTGCGCGAGTACGTGCGGGACGGCTACGGCCTCGTGGTGACCGGCGGCGCCCGGAGCTACGCCGCCGGCGGGTATGAAGGAACGCCGCTGGACGAGGTGCTGCCCGTGTGGTCGAACCCAACCGAGGCGCGGCCCGACCCACGTCTGGCCATCGTGCTGCTGATCGACCGATCGTCGAGCATGTCCCGGGAGACGCCCGACGACAAGGTCAAGATCGACCTGGCGATCGAGGGGGCCGTGGAGGCGGTGGAGGTGCTCGACGAGGGCGACATCATCGGCGTGATCGCCTTCGACGAAAACTCGCAGTGGATCGTCCCGCCGCGCGCCATGGAAAGCGTCACCGATCTCTCGAGCGTGGTGGATGCGATCCAGCGGATTCAGATCGGCAATCTGACCGACATGTTCCTCGCCATGTATACCGCCCGCGAGCGACTGCAACGGGTCGATGCCTCCGTGAAACACGTGATTCTGCTGACGGACGGCAAAGCCCACCGCGGCGACTTCGAGGCGATGACTCGCTCGATGCGGCGGCGCGACATCACCATCTCGTCCATCGCCATCGGAGAGGACGCGGACAAAGATCTGCTGACCGAGGTGGCGCGATTGGGCAATGGCCGCTACTACTTCGCGCCCACGGCCAGCGACCTGCCGCGGGTGCTGACGCAAGAGACGCAACTGGCCGGCGAGTTCGCCATCGTCGAGCGGGAGTTTCAGCCGCGGCTCCAGACGCCCAGCCCGGTCTTTGCCGGCGAGCTCCAGGGGCAGGCGTTGCCCAACCTGACGGGCTACGTGCGCACGCGGGCCAAGCCCACGGCCGAGGTCGTGCTGGCCTCCGACAGCAACGATCCCATCCTGGCGCAATGGCAGTTCGGCCGCGGTCGCGCGGTGGCCTGGACGTCGGATCTTGGAGGCGACTGGGCCGAGGCTTGGTCCCAGTGGCCCATGTTCGCCGCCTATCTGCGCCAGGCGGTGGACTGGGTGATGCCGCCGCCCGACGGGACGCTCGCGGAAGGCCTGTACCCGGTCGTGGAGGCCACCGCCGAGCGCACGACGATTACGATCGACTCGCTGGACGCGGATGGACGCTTCCGGAACGGTCTGGACACGAGCGTGCGGCTGATCGCACCCGGGGGTGTGGAGCTGGCCTACGCCGCCGAGCAATCCGCGCCCGGCCGCTACATGCTCGACACGGCGAGTCCGTCGCCGGGCGTCTACGAGGTCCAGATCGAGCAACGAAGCGCGGGGGCGCTGGTGGCCAGCAGCCAGACGTCGCTCGTCGTGCCCGCGCGCGCGGAGTTTCGCAGCATCGAGCCCGACCTGGCGACGCTGCGCCGCATTGCGGCGGCGACGGGCGGCGCGATGGTCGAGACGCCGACGGATCTGGCCCGCACCGCGCTCCGCGCCACGCCCGGTGGTCAGCACCTGGGATGGCCGCTGTTTCTCACCGTTGGCCTGTTGTGCGCCGTGGCCGACATCGGCGTTCGGCGGGTTCGCGGCACGCCGCGCGAGGTCTGGGATCAGCTTCGGGAGCGTGTAGAATCGCTGCGTACGGCGCTTGGTTCGCTGCGCCGCCTGCCGCGCTTCCGACAGCGCCCCTAA
- a CDS encoding VWA domain-containing protein, producing the protein MTWAAPLAFGWLALMALVGLFYMLRPKRQRVAVASLLLWRRTLQRERDESWLDWLKRHLLLILQLLLVAALALALARPECTGTRTVGPPVAVVLDASMSMQIADVGRPRIEAAKDQAIAFVRTLPADVRVSVLSAEGAPRPLVTHSANRFEVEAAIDGIRPTAAEGAIPGTLDIALSLAPPATGGMVALFSDGAFELPPGRAYDDVTAFIVAGDAANVALEEFAVRREFAEARGVQGLVVVRNDGTRAADVAVRIEAAGIGVAERQVTIEPRARETLLIDDLGAAPGYSATVLRGDDGLALDNTAYAELSDPRNLRVLVVGEETEPIVRALQASARVTAAGGTPAEYDTERPHDVYVFQGWLPESLPNASVVLVSPPDIEALGMQELPALDSAPRAARDSVLLRHVDPIAITLPQARRYGAPAELAVDLDIDGGAVLAHGVMDRRRLVLIGLDLLSPNATIAPWYPVLWSNVLQWADPFNPRGGDAPLTPDRLARLIPHPLADAFEVVHPSGARTEFPVTAPAVLDAGEIGTYVVRQYRDGQVLAQTRLAVEPPEGEVGAGFAQTMTGAAAPTAGATAGVPETVQVWPIFAALALFFLIAEWWWFHRVRGLR; encoded by the coding sequence ATGACCTGGGCCGCGCCCCTCGCATTTGGATGGCTGGCGCTCATGGCTCTGGTCGGATTGTTCTATATGCTGCGCCCCAAGCGGCAACGGGTCGCGGTGGCCTCGCTGCTGTTGTGGCGGCGGACGTTGCAGCGGGAGCGCGACGAATCGTGGCTCGACTGGCTCAAGCGCCACCTGCTGCTGATTCTCCAGCTGCTCCTCGTCGCGGCCCTGGCCCTGGCGCTGGCGCGGCCCGAGTGCACCGGCACGCGCACCGTCGGACCGCCGGTGGCGGTTGTGCTGGACGCGTCGATGTCCATGCAGATTGCCGACGTGGGCCGTCCCCGGATCGAAGCCGCCAAGGACCAGGCGATCGCGTTCGTCCGCACGTTGCCCGCCGACGTTCGCGTGTCGGTGCTCAGCGCCGAAGGCGCGCCGCGGCCGCTGGTGACGCACAGCGCCAACCGGTTCGAGGTCGAGGCCGCGATCGACGGGATTCGGCCAACCGCCGCCGAGGGCGCGATCCCCGGCACCCTGGACATTGCGCTGTCCCTGGCGCCGCCGGCCACCGGCGGAATGGTGGCGCTGTTCAGCGACGGCGCCTTCGAGCTGCCGCCGGGCCGCGCCTACGACGACGTGACGGCGTTCATCGTGGCGGGGGACGCGGCCAACGTGGCGCTGGAGGAGTTCGCCGTGCGCCGAGAGTTTGCGGAGGCGCGGGGCGTTCAAGGGCTGGTCGTCGTCCGCAATGACGGCACGCGCGCGGCCGACGTGGCGGTGCGCATCGAGGCGGCGGGCATCGGCGTTGCCGAACGCCAAGTGACCATCGAGCCCCGCGCCCGCGAGACCCTGCTCATCGACGACCTTGGCGCGGCGCCTGGCTACTCGGCCACCGTCCTGCGCGGCGACGACGGCCTGGCGCTGGACAACACCGCCTATGCGGAATTGAGCGATCCGCGGAACCTGCGGGTGCTCGTTGTCGGTGAGGAGACCGAGCCGATCGTGCGGGCGCTGCAGGCGTCGGCCAGGGTCACAGCGGCAGGGGGAACTCCCGCCGAGTACGACACCGAACGCCCGCACGATGTCTACGTGTTCCAAGGATGGCTGCCCGAGTCGCTGCCCAACGCCTCGGTGGTGCTGGTGAGTCCGCCGGACATCGAGGCGCTCGGGATGCAGGAACTCCCCGCGCTGGACTCCGCGCCCCGCGCGGCCCGGGACAGCGTGCTCCTGCGGCACGTGGACCCTATCGCGATCACCCTGCCGCAGGCGCGGCGCTACGGAGCGCCGGCCGAGCTTGCGGTCGACCTGGACATCGACGGCGGCGCCGTGCTGGCTCACGGCGTCATGGACCGGCGGCGGCTGGTGCTCATCGGGCTAGATCTGCTGTCCCCGAACGCGACCATCGCCCCCTGGTACCCCGTGCTGTGGAGCAACGTCTTGCAGTGGGCCGATCCGTTCAACCCGCGCGGGGGCGATGCGCCGCTCACCCCCGATCGGCTGGCGCGGTTGATTCCGCACCCGCTGGCCGACGCGTTCGAAGTGGTGCACCCGAGCGGGGCTCGGACGGAGTTCCCGGTCACGGCCCCCGCGGTGCTCGACGCCGGTGAGATTGGCACCTACGTCGTGCGGCAATACCGCGATGGCCAGGTGCTGGCGCAGACACGCCTGGCGGTGGAGCCGCCCGAGGGAGAAGTTGGCGCCGGTTTCGCCCAGACCATGACCGGGGCCGCGGCGCCCACGGCCGGCGCGACGGCAGGCGTGCCGGAAACCGTCCAGGTGTGGCCGATCTTCGCCGCGCTGGCGTTGTTTTTCCTGATCGCGGAGTGGTGGTGGTTCCACCGCGTTCGGGGATTGCGCTAG
- a CDS encoding DUF58 domain-containing protein, with the protein MARRAEPAFAPEAGLRAQLERLAVVSNRPHGHLHTGGRRSRKSGSSIEFADYRSYTPGDDFRQIDWNVYARSDELFVKVRESEETLVVHLFLDASASMATGRPPKFDVAQRLAAALGWVALTSHDYLAATLIGGDSTQHFPPQQGRAAASRLYDFLDAQSPTGPTRLAASARAHAARGGPHGVAVLISDLLADDATEAIGMLVERGHELVVIHVLDGQGVQTDFAEEVELVDVETGGSLELYGDSALLAAFRATVAEWTSELQAFCHRRHARYIPIESEWPVEEVLLRRLRAHRVLA; encoded by the coding sequence ATGGCCCGGCGGGCCGAACCGGCCTTCGCTCCGGAGGCCGGGCTGCGCGCCCAGCTCGAACGGCTGGCCGTGGTTTCCAACCGGCCCCATGGGCACCTCCACACGGGTGGGCGCCGCAGCCGTAAGTCGGGGTCGTCGATCGAATTCGCCGACTACCGATCCTACACGCCGGGGGACGATTTCCGGCAGATCGATTGGAACGTTTACGCGCGCAGCGACGAGCTGTTCGTCAAAGTCCGCGAATCCGAGGAAACGCTCGTCGTCCACCTGTTCCTGGATGCCAGCGCCTCGATGGCGACGGGCCGGCCGCCGAAGTTCGACGTGGCCCAGCGCCTGGCGGCGGCGCTGGGTTGGGTGGCGCTCACCAGCCACGACTATCTGGCCGCGACCCTGATCGGCGGCGACTCTACCCAGCACTTCCCGCCCCAGCAGGGCCGCGCGGCGGCGAGCCGCCTCTACGACTTTCTCGACGCCCAGTCGCCCACCGGCCCCACCCGCCTGGCGGCGTCGGCGCGGGCCCATGCCGCTCGCGGCGGGCCGCACGGGGTGGCGGTGCTCATATCGGATCTGCTGGCCGACGACGCCACCGAGGCCATCGGCATGTTGGTCGAGCGGGGCCACGAGCTTGTCGTGATTCACGTGCTCGACGGGCAGGGCGTGCAGACGGACTTTGCCGAAGAGGTCGAATTGGTTGACGTCGAGACCGGCGGCAGCCTGGAGCTCTACGGCGACTCGGCGCTCCTGGCGGCCTTTCGGGCCACCGTGGCGGAGTGGACCAGTGAACTCCAGGCCTTCTGCCACCGGCGACATGCGCGCTACATCCCCATCGAGTCGGAGTGGCCGGTCGAGGAGGTGCTGCTCCGGCGATTGCGGGCGCATCGCGTGCTGGCATGA
- a CDS encoding MoxR family ATPase produces the protein MTTERRAEHLRELAHGIMSEVSRVIVGQTEVIRDTVVALIAGQNVLLEGVPGLGKTQLVRTLSQVLDLSFSRIQFTPDLMPADITGTNVLVEPADGRRGFRFEPGPVFAHLVLADEINRATPKTQSALLEAMQERQVSVGRQVHALERPFFVMATQNPIEMEGTYPLPEAQVDRFMFKLVVDYPSGDELGEIIGRTTGAQVPDVSKVATGDDLIDMGEFARRVAIAPHVESYVVTLVKATHPSDARAHDMTRQYVRYGASPRAAQALVLAGKVYALLDGRFNVSFDDVRRAVKPAMRHRILLNFEAEAQGVTSEGVLDQILMTTRPDGG, from the coding sequence ATGACAACCGAACGCCGCGCCGAGCATCTCCGCGAGCTCGCGCACGGCATCATGTCCGAGGTTTCGCGCGTAATCGTGGGCCAGACCGAGGTCATCCGCGACACGGTCGTCGCCCTGATCGCCGGTCAGAACGTGCTGCTCGAAGGGGTGCCGGGGCTGGGCAAGACGCAGCTGGTGCGGACCCTCAGCCAGGTGCTGGATCTCAGCTTCAGCCGCATCCAGTTCACGCCCGACCTGATGCCCGCCGACATCACGGGCACGAACGTCCTGGTCGAGCCTGCTGACGGTCGTCGGGGATTTCGCTTCGAGCCCGGTCCGGTTTTTGCCCACCTGGTGCTGGCGGATGAGATCAACCGCGCCACGCCCAAGACCCAGTCGGCGCTGCTGGAAGCGATGCAGGAGCGGCAGGTGAGCGTGGGCCGCCAGGTCCACGCGCTCGAACGGCCGTTCTTCGTGATGGCGACCCAGAACCCGATCGAGATGGAGGGCACCTATCCACTGCCGGAGGCCCAGGTCGACCGGTTCATGTTCAAGCTCGTGGTGGACTATCCCTCGGGCGACGAGCTGGGCGAGATCATCGGACGCACCACGGGCGCCCAGGTCCCCGACGTATCCAAGGTCGCCACGGGCGACGACCTGATCGACATGGGCGAATTCGCCCGGCGCGTGGCGATCGCGCCGCACGTCGAGTCCTACGTGGTCACGCTGGTGAAGGCCACGCACCCCTCCGACGCCCGGGCGCATGACATGACGCGGCAGTACGTGCGCTACGGCGCCTCGCCCCGCGCCGCCCAGGCCCTGGTGCTGGCGGGGAAGGTCTACGCGCTGCTGGACGGCCGCTTCAACGTGAGCTTCGACGATGTCCGGCGCGCGGTGAAGCCGGCCATGCGCCACCGGATTCTGCTGAACTTCGAAGCCGAGGCGCAGGGGGTGACCAGCGAAGGCGTGCTGGACCAGATTCTCATGACCACGCGCCCGGACGGCGGCTGA
- the recN gene encoding DNA repair protein RecN — translation MLLRLRVQNLALIDSVELALEPGFNVLTGETGAGKSILIDAIDLLLGRRARPDDVRAGARAAYVDGVFTPPESAALAATLEAYGIEPEESLVISREVIVNGVARSVARVNGRAVPVRALTELGPHLIDIHGQVEHQSLFRAARQLEYLDRYGGHTRERNEVARLVDRWRDVKAEDADLRRDARETARLIDLLAFQVNEIDGAGLSADEDEALRVERQVLANAERLRELAGISERLLTGDDAGAAVDRLGEAMATLAEIADLDPAVRPAADQIAEAQAVITDAAQSVAAYAANIESDPDRLEEINARLDLLETLKRKYGDSLADVLAFAEDARRQLSELGAADDRRRALADEQAALEREVARAAQALRTRRLDAAERLTRAIARELADLNLPDAAVEFPLHTRADAAGLAFGEGEEPVAFDRSGVDLGEMQLSVNRGQPVRSLAAVASGGEMSRILLGLKSALAAADETPTLIFDEIDVGVGGRSGDVVGQKLARLARAHQVLCVTHLPSVAAFADTHFVVEKHDDSTGTVTDVRRLDPDAVVEEIAAMGGSRTTAGRRVARDLLADAAAWKDAGRAESSGGNATEATARRC, via the coding sequence GTGCTGCTCCGGCTGCGCGTGCAGAACCTGGCCCTGATCGACTCTGTCGAGCTGGCGCTGGAGCCGGGTTTCAACGTGCTTACCGGCGAGACGGGCGCCGGCAAGTCGATTCTCATCGACGCGATCGACCTGCTGCTGGGCCGCCGCGCCCGGCCCGACGACGTGCGCGCCGGCGCGCGGGCGGCATACGTGGACGGCGTCTTCACGCCGCCGGAGAGCGCAGCCCTCGCCGCCACGCTGGAGGCGTACGGCATCGAGCCGGAAGAGTCGCTGGTCATTTCGCGGGAGGTGATCGTCAACGGCGTGGCGCGCTCGGTGGCGCGCGTCAACGGACGCGCCGTGCCGGTGCGAGCCCTCACCGAGCTGGGGCCTCACCTGATCGATATTCACGGGCAGGTTGAGCATCAGTCGCTCTTTCGGGCGGCGCGGCAGCTCGAGTACCTCGACCGCTACGGCGGCCACACGCGGGAGCGGAACGAGGTGGCCCGGCTGGTGGACCGCTGGCGCGACGTCAAGGCTGAGGACGCGGACCTGCGGCGGGACGCCCGAGAGACCGCGCGCCTGATCGACCTGCTGGCCTTCCAGGTGAATGAGATCGATGGGGCGGGCCTGTCGGCTGACGAAGACGAGGCGCTGCGCGTGGAGCGCCAGGTGCTGGCCAACGCGGAGCGCCTGCGCGAGCTGGCCGGCATTTCCGAGCGTCTCCTGACGGGCGATGACGCCGGGGCGGCGGTGGACCGCCTGGGCGAGGCGATGGCGACCCTGGCCGAAATCGCCGACCTCGATCCGGCGGTCAGGCCCGCGGCGGATCAGATTGCCGAGGCGCAGGCGGTGATCACCGACGCCGCGCAGTCCGTTGCCGCCTATGCCGCGAACATCGAGTCCGATCCGGACCGGCTGGAGGAAATCAACGCGCGGCTCGACCTGTTGGAAACGCTCAAGCGCAAATACGGCGATTCGCTCGCGGATGTGTTGGCGTTTGCCGAGGACGCCCGTCGCCAGCTCTCGGAGCTGGGCGCCGCCGACGACCGGCGGCGCGCCCTGGCCGATGAGCAGGCGGCGCTGGAACGCGAAGTGGCCCGCGCCGCTCAGGCCCTGCGGACGCGCCGGCTGGACGCCGCCGAGAGGCTGACGCGGGCGATCGCCCGCGAGCTGGCGGACCTCAACCTGCCCGATGCCGCCGTGGAGTTCCCGCTTCACACGCGGGCCGATGCCGCAGGGCTTGCATTCGGCGAAGGCGAGGAGCCGGTGGCATTCGATCGATCGGGCGTGGACCTGGGGGAGATGCAGCTCAGCGTGAACCGCGGGCAGCCGGTGCGGTCGCTGGCCGCGGTTGCCTCGGGTGGGGAGATGTCGCGGATTCTGCTGGGGCTCAAGTCGGCGCTCGCCGCGGCCGACGAGACGCCGACGCTGATCTTCGACGAGATCGACGTCGGCGTGGGCGGACGCAGCGGCGACGTCGTTGGGCAGAAGCTGGCGCGGCTGGCGCGGGCCCACCAGGTCCTGTGCGTGACCCACCTGCCCTCGGTGGCGGCTTTCGCCGACACGCACTTCGTGGTGGAGAAACACGACGACTCGACAGGCACCGTGACCGACGTTCGGCGGCTCGACCCTGACGCCGTGGTCGAGGAGATCGCCGCCATGGGCGGCAGCCGCACCACCGCCGGACGGCGCGTGGCACGCGATCTGCTGGCCGACGCGGCGGCGTGGAAGGACGCCGGCCGGGCCGAGTCATCCGGTGGGAATGCCACCGAGGCGACGGCGCGCCGATGCTAG
- a CDS encoding NAD(+)/NADH kinase, whose amino-acid sequence MRVGLLYQPHIAASIRHADRVRERLGDLGVDAWASSSFEIVDEPDAIEGSDLLLTFGGDGTVLRAARTAAPFGVPCAGVNYGRIGFLTEFSGADLDARLPDLVAGRYWIEPRLLIDWTHTGSGGAEMRGIAAGDVVVGRGRIARVVEVEVRIDDAELTTYTADGVIVATPTGTTGYTQAAGGPVLHPEVRELVVTPIAPFLTPANSIVVGRDVTIDIGVRTTHEATLSIDGQTQYMLDAGDRVVCRASKHVAQFARMQSRSYFYATLAEKLRWRVPHQLARPSNSDS is encoded by the coding sequence ATGCGCGTTGGATTGCTCTACCAGCCTCATATCGCGGCGTCGATTCGCCATGCCGACCGCGTGCGCGAGCGGCTTGGAGACCTTGGCGTCGATGCGTGGGCGTCGTCGTCGTTCGAGATCGTCGACGAACCGGACGCGATCGAGGGCTCCGATCTCCTCCTGACCTTCGGCGGCGACGGCACCGTGCTGCGCGCCGCGCGCACCGCGGCGCCGTTCGGCGTGCCCTGCGCGGGCGTCAACTATGGACGCATCGGGTTTCTCACCGAATTCAGCGGCGCCGACCTGGATGCCCGGTTGCCCGACCTCGTGGCGGGCCGCTATTGGATCGAGCCCCGGCTGCTCATCGACTGGACCCACACGGGCAGCGGCGGGGCGGAGATGCGCGGCATTGCCGCGGGTGACGTGGTGGTGGGCCGCGGGCGCATCGCCCGGGTCGTCGAGGTCGAGGTTCGCATCGACGACGCCGAGCTCACCACCTATACCGCCGACGGCGTGATCGTGGCAACGCCGACCGGCACCACCGGCTACACCCAGGCTGCCGGAGGCCCCGTGCTGCATCCCGAGGTTCGCGAGCTTGTCGTCACGCCGATCGCGCCGTTCCTCACGCCGGCCAACTCGATCGTGGTGGGCCGGGACGTGACCATCGACATCGGCGTGCGCACCACGCACGAGGCCACGCTGTCGATCGACGGCCAAACGCAATACATGCTGGACGCCGGCGATCGCGTGGTGTGCCGCGCATCCAAACACGTGGCCCAGTTCGCGAGGATGCAGTCGCGCAGCTACTTCTACGCCACGTTGGCGGAGAAGCTGCGCTGGCGCGTCCCGCATCAGCTCGCGCGTCCCTCGAACTCGGATTCCTAA